Proteins encoded by one window of Agelaius phoeniceus isolate bAgePho1 chromosome 5, bAgePho1.hap1, whole genome shotgun sequence:
- the TMEM243 gene encoding transmembrane protein 243 has protein sequence MEGFPARGYGTGGADNRPLFGETSARDRIINLVVGGLTTLLLVVTLISAFVFPQLPPKPVNVFFAFCISLCCISAGILIYWYRQGDLEPKFRNLIYYILFSIVMLCICANLYFHEVGK, from the exons ATGGAGGGATTCCCCGCCCGCGGGTACGGCACCGGCGGCGCCGACAACCGGCCGCTCTTCGGGGAGACCTCGGCCAGG gACAGAATCATCAATCTAGTTGTTGGTGGCTTAACAACCTTGCTGCTTGTA GTCACTCTAATCAGTGCTTTTGTCTTCCCACAACTACCTCCAAAACCTGTGAAtgtattttttgctttctgcatcTCCTTGTGTTGCATTTCTGCTGGCATTCTT ATCTACTGGTATCGACAAGGAGACCTGGAACCCAAATTTAGAAATCTAATTTACTACATATTGTTTTCTATTGTCATGTTATGTATATGTGCCAACCTGTACTTCCATGAAGTGGGTAAATGA